In Halalkalicoccus sp. CG83, a single genomic region encodes these proteins:
- a CDS encoding DHH family phosphoesterase encodes MSRAQQLHELLADGSEINIVCHNNPDPDCLASALALGRIASEAGIDAHQILYSGDISHQQNRAFVNLLDIDLNRFEPTAVQDRPADSLLAFVDHAIPGANNDVPQGTPVDIVIDHHPAEDIDARFVDHREDIGAAATILTEYVRALDIEPDTALATALLFAIRRETLNFLRGATREEYDAAGYLHEYVDQDLLRQLSTPSVTGATLDAIATAISNRMIRSAVLITHVGRTTERDALPQAADYLATLEGVETVIVFGIAHDSIHLSARSPDPRIHVGDVLREAFKDVGSAGGHHDSAGGEIPLGIFADYTTDGEQLLDIVERVITDRLIAELGLEDESTD; translated from the coding sequence ATGAGTCGAGCCCAGCAACTCCACGAACTGCTTGCCGATGGCAGCGAGATCAACATCGTCTGTCACAATAACCCCGATCCGGATTGTCTCGCCAGTGCGCTCGCATTGGGTCGAATTGCGTCCGAAGCTGGTATTGATGCGCATCAAATCCTCTACAGTGGCGATATTTCCCATCAGCAAAACCGGGCATTCGTCAATCTGCTCGATATCGACCTCAACCGATTTGAACCTACGGCCGTCCAGGATCGACCTGCAGATTCGTTGCTTGCATTCGTCGATCATGCCATTCCAGGCGCGAACAACGATGTTCCGCAGGGGACTCCCGTGGACATCGTAATCGACCATCATCCTGCCGAGGATATTGATGCCCGGTTCGTCGACCATCGGGAGGATATCGGGGCCGCTGCGACCATTCTCACGGAGTACGTCCGTGCCCTCGACATCGAGCCCGATACCGCACTTGCGACGGCCCTCCTGTTTGCCATTCGTCGTGAGACTCTCAACTTCCTTCGTGGAGCGACCCGCGAGGAGTACGATGCAGCGGGATATCTTCATGAGTACGTGGATCAGGATCTGCTCCGACAGCTGTCGACCCCGTCAGTTACTGGCGCAACTCTCGATGCTATCGCGACTGCGATCAGTAACCGAATGATACGATCGGCGGTGCTTATTACGCATGTCGGCCGGACAACTGAGCGAGATGCACTCCCGCAAGCCGCCGATTATCTCGCAACGCTGGAAGGCGTCGAGACGGTCATCGTCTTCGGTATCGCCCACGATTCCATTCACCTCAGTGCACGATCGCCGGACCCACGCATTCACGTCGGTGACGTGCTCCGAGAAGCGTTCAAGGACGTCGGAAGTGCCGGTGGCCACCACGATTCGGCAGGCGGTGAGATCCCGTTGGGTATCTTTGCTGATTACACGACTGACGGCGAACAGTTACTTGACATCGTTGAACGGGTTATTACCGATCGTCTCATCGCAGAACTCGGTCTTGAGGATGAGTCGACGGATTGA
- a CDS encoding HalOD1 output domain-containing protein, producing MDQQDSTTSRAGAFPQQAVVDDGDYPDLRIEDDLLDSADEIAYHEDEKVYRLEYDPSVDTPSEAVVAAVAAMIRTDPMALDPLYSAIDPSVLDGLFATSPAHRRRGQIVFRYSGFEIMASTHGVIEVNPR from the coding sequence ATGGATCAACAGGACTCAACCACCAGTAGAGCGGGTGCCTTTCCACAACAGGCGGTCGTCGACGATGGGGACTATCCCGATCTGCGTATCGAGGATGATCTGCTCGACTCAGCGGACGAGATCGCCTACCACGAGGACGAGAAGGTCTATCGATTAGAGTACGATCCATCGGTCGATACGCCGAGTGAAGCTGTGGTCGCTGCGGTCGCTGCGATGATCCGCACGGATCCGATGGCCCTCGATCCACTCTACTCGGCGATTGATCCGAGTGTGCTCGATGGCCTGTTTGCTACGTCTCCGGCCCATAGACGGCGGGGGCAGATTGTCTTTCGATACAGCGGCTTCGAGATCATGGCGAGCACTCACGGGGTAATCGAGGTGAACCCACGATAA
- a CDS encoding tyrosine-type recombinase/integrase gives MDAEPGELYLPSKIQKGNLGASYLDLADETCQQLRGYRNRVWKDTKAVFPSRQSDRMTDHSVQNTVTRVAEEADIRPYRIEEGRDKSHEASPHTFRHSIAFRMIRRENKRLKDVMLHLRHANLQTTDEVYGHFRRR, from the coding sequence CTGGATGCTGAGCCCGGCGAGCTCTACTTACCCAGTAAAATCCAGAAAGGCAATCTAGGGGCTTCCTACCTTGATCTTGCTGATGAGACATGCCAACAGCTCCGTGGGTATCGAAATCGCGTCTGGAAGGATACTAAAGCGGTATTCCCTTCACGCCAGTCCGATCGCATGACCGACCATTCTGTCCAGAATACCGTGACACGAGTTGCAGAGGAAGCAGATATCCGTCCGTATCGGATCGAAGAGGGGCGTGACAAGTCACACGAAGCGTCCCCTCATACGTTCCGCCACTCGATTGCCTTTCGAATGATCCGCCGGGAGAACAAGCGGCTCAAGGATGTCATGCTCCATCTTCGGCATGCGAACTTGCAAACCACAGATGAAGTCTATGGGCACTTCCGCCGGCGATAA
- a CDS encoding helix-turn-helix domain-containing protein, producing MAIEATFTATEGEFPLAAVFRDFPGTQIELDRVVPTDGAIIPYFWIEDADVATIDMNNVAHPGIHDIRVIDTVHGNAFIRIDWDFEYESILTAILETEVELISAIGTQAKWTFDIRAEEQEAISQFHTYCKEHEIPVELTQLHALSSLRSGHEYDLTDAQREVLMLAYTRGYYDSPRQLPQQALADELGITRQAVASRLKRGTRRLIASTLIALNE from the coding sequence ATGGCGATTGAAGCCACATTCACGGCCACCGAGGGCGAATTCCCCTTAGCTGCTGTGTTCAGGGATTTCCCCGGCACGCAAATCGAACTTGATCGCGTTGTTCCCACTGATGGAGCGATTATCCCGTATTTCTGGATCGAAGACGCGGATGTCGCTACTATTGATATGAATAACGTTGCCCATCCCGGAATTCACGATATTCGTGTGATCGATACCGTCCACGGTAATGCGTTCATCCGCATCGACTGGGATTTCGAGTACGAGAGTATCTTAACCGCCATCCTTGAAACGGAAGTGGAACTTATCTCGGCCATTGGAACACAGGCAAAGTGGACGTTCGACATCCGCGCCGAGGAGCAAGAGGCAATCTCCCAGTTCCACACGTACTGCAAAGAGCACGAGATTCCCGTCGAACTGACCCAACTACACGCGCTTTCCTCGTTACGATCAGGGCACGAGTATGATCTGACTGACGCCCAACGAGAGGTATTGATGCTTGCGTATACCCGCGGGTACTATGATTCGCCGCGGCAACTACCGCAACAAGCGCTCGCTGACGAGCTTGGGATTACGAGACAGGCGGTGGCCTCCCGACTCAAACGGGGTACCAGACGCCTTATTGCGAGTACCCTGATTGCTCTGAACGAATGA
- a CDS encoding LLM class flavin-dependent oxidoreductase produces the protein MASGLLIPEDHDDVAAFAERAESLGYDSLWVTELWGRDAFITLTNAAKQTETIDLGTAIVNVYSRSPATLAQAAATLADAADGQVRLGFGTSTAKVITDLHGMAFDNPPRRLHETIELVKLFLNGGDRVTYDGQLFSVADFPSLDQNIPLYAAALGTANRRATGRVADGWLPHNIPFDQLSETYRTIAETAREAGRDPNDITVSPYVPCAVSEDADEAYATIRNHLAYYLGSSEGYKNAAALSFPDQAAQISAAWRDGNRDAARNAVTDEMMNQLAIVGRPSEAREQFERLAARNVVDDIIITIPIGASDNLRKRTVGELAPE, from the coding sequence ATGGCATCTGGCCTCCTGATCCCCGAGGATCACGACGACGTTGCAGCGTTCGCCGAACGTGCAGAATCGCTGGGGTACGATTCTCTCTGGGTGACCGAACTGTGGGGTCGAGACGCATTCATAACGCTCACAAACGCCGCAAAACAGACGGAGACGATCGATCTCGGTACAGCAATTGTCAACGTCTACAGTCGCTCGCCCGCTACCTTGGCACAGGCCGCAGCAACCCTCGCTGACGCCGCAGATGGACAGGTCCGGCTTGGATTTGGGACGAGTACCGCCAAAGTTATCACTGATCTTCACGGCATGGCCTTCGACAATCCGCCACGTCGACTCCACGAGACCATCGAACTCGTTAAGTTGTTCCTCAATGGTGGCGACCGAGTGACCTATGACGGACAACTGTTCTCCGTCGCGGACTTTCCATCGCTAGACCAGAACATTCCTCTTTACGCTGCAGCCCTCGGCACGGCGAATCGGCGCGCAACCGGGAGAGTCGCCGATGGCTGGTTGCCTCACAACATTCCCTTCGATCAGTTATCAGAGACATACAGGACCATCGCGGAAACTGCTCGGGAAGCGGGCCGAGATCCGAATGACATTACAGTTTCGCCGTACGTTCCATGCGCGGTAAGCGAGGACGCCGACGAGGCGTATGCGACGATCCGGAACCACCTCGCATACTATCTGGGGAGCAGCGAGGGGTATAAGAACGCTGCCGCACTCTCATTTCCGGATCAGGCCGCCCAAATTTCTGCTGCCTGGCGCGACGGTAACCGCGACGCAGCCCGTAACGCGGTCACCGACGAGATGATGAATCAGTTGGCAATCGTCGGTCGTCCGAGCGAGGCTCGTGAGCAGTTCGAGAGACTGGCTGCGCGTAACGTCGTTGACGACATAATCATCACAATCCCGATTGGTGCGAGCGATAACCTTCGCAAGCGGACTGTTGGGGAACTAGCTCCCGAATAG